From Phaeocystidibacter marisrubri, the proteins below share one genomic window:
- a CDS encoding exosortase F system-associated membrane protein — MMRAFKNANWLIVAAAIIGLGSTYLMQAWLNPHSWLHGEILPWTDTWEDIRFGSKFQVVLNKAFRYLLNDLFSILLIHGLFQNRTYTRFAVWVLIFGLFVLVPIYLLLVFYAPSGYSSMISHLHRIIMNPVLMMLLIPYYYMLESQKKEE; from the coding sequence ATGATGCGCGCCTTTAAGAACGCCAATTGGCTCATTGTGGCCGCTGCAATAATTGGACTGGGCTCCACTTACCTCATGCAAGCATGGTTAAATCCACACTCTTGGCTGCACGGAGAAATCTTACCCTGGACCGACACATGGGAAGACATACGGTTTGGCAGTAAGTTTCAAGTGGTCCTCAACAAGGCCTTTCGTTATCTGTTGAACGATCTTTTCAGCATACTCCTCATTCACGGATTGTTTCAAAATAGAACATATACGCGATTTGCCGTTTGGGTGTTGATCTTTGGACTCTTCGTATTGGTTCCTATCTACTTGTTGTTGGTCTTCTACGCTCCCTCTGGTTACAGCAGCATGATTTCACACCTACATAGAATCATTATGAACCCCGTGTTAATGATGCTTCTGATCCCGTATTACTACATGCTAGAATCCCAAAAAAAAGAGGAGTAA
- a CDS encoding sensor histidine kinase, protein MKLYNRLGKYRLTSTSYSRKFLLVAFIGIHLPIIALVAALLFFDLTQSKWFVVLVVLIMTLLSSILTLSILNQLTSPIKHAAKGVIDYRDSRVMPSWPRQGNDELSHLLNNLESMLHELEVHRIHQEDMSMLLAHDLRSPISAAIQTIELCKVSKDINEVNESLDSLKLYLQDQLSFIDLMLQIQKHQSGIENFELEPVNLRPLVESCVSSLRRTLEEKNLKLEFKSSDDQVILAHPRMAAQCINNLLNNAIKFSYPNGVIEIAWECSGTTTVLSIRDYGTGFTEDVKQKLFDKILFGGASGTNGEKSNGLGLYLTKTLMRNQKGSVGAHSDGADKGATFSLTFNAL, encoded by the coding sequence ATGAAGCTCTACAATCGTTTGGGGAAATACAGGTTAACTTCAACTAGCTATTCTCGAAAATTCCTGCTAGTAGCTTTTATAGGCATTCACCTTCCTATCATCGCTCTGGTAGCGGCTTTGCTATTCTTTGACCTCACTCAATCTAAGTGGTTCGTAGTATTGGTTGTGTTGATTATGACCTTGCTATCCTCTATTCTCACACTCTCCATCTTAAATCAACTAACTAGCCCAATCAAGCATGCCGCCAAAGGTGTGATTGACTACAGGGATTCGCGCGTTATGCCGAGCTGGCCTAGACAGGGCAATGATGAATTGAGTCATTTGTTGAACAATCTGGAGTCCATGCTGCATGAACTTGAAGTCCATCGGATTCACCAAGAAGACATGTCTATGTTGCTGGCTCACGATTTGAGATCCCCTATTAGCGCTGCAATTCAAACCATTGAACTGTGTAAAGTATCCAAAGATATCAACGAGGTTAATGAATCTCTAGACTCCCTAAAACTTTACCTGCAAGATCAGTTGTCATTTATCGATCTCATGCTTCAGATTCAAAAGCATCAATCCGGCATTGAGAATTTTGAATTAGAACCCGTGAATCTCCGGCCGTTAGTTGAGTCATGCGTTTCTTCATTAAGACGCACTCTAGAAGAGAAGAATCTCAAGTTAGAGTTCAAGTCTTCAGACGACCAAGTGATTTTGGCGCACCCTAGAATGGCGGCACAGTGCATCAACAACTTGCTGAACAATGCGATAAAGTTCTCTTATCCCAATGGCGTGATTGAAATCGCTTGGGAATGCTCAGGCACCACAACGGTGCTCTCAATTCGAGATTATGGAACGGGGTTCACAGAGGATGTGAAGCAAAAACTGTTCGACAAAATTCTCTTTGGGGGAGCAAGTGGAACCAATGGTGAAAAGTCAAATGGATTAGGACTTTACCTCACGAAAACCCTTATGAGAAATCAGAAGGGAAGTGTAGGTGCTCACAGTGACGGCGCAGACAAAGGAGCTACATTTTCACTGACTTTTAACGCTTTATAG
- a CDS encoding 1-acyl-sn-glycerol-3-phosphate acyltransferase → MSTPAKYIDLKQVVANKSPKLAKWLPGFIVNYLKRVIHEDDLNRAMRDFGHLHGVEFVNACIEHLGATVEVKGLENLPKEGGVILAANHPLGGLDGIAFMQAVGRVRSDMQFLVNDILLSVENFQPLFIPVNKHGSNPRAALKMIDDAYASDSAVMVFPAGLVSRKIDGIVQDLEWTKSFISKAIRYQKDVIPVHIGGRNSNWFYNLSKFRRFIGLKANIEMLYLPDEMYKQQGQTITLTFGKPIPASTFDKTKSQQDWANYVREQMYALNDTK, encoded by the coding sequence GTGAGTACTCCTGCCAAGTATATCGACCTAAAACAAGTTGTTGCCAACAAGAGTCCAAAGTTGGCCAAATGGCTACCAGGATTCATCGTGAACTACCTCAAGAGAGTGATTCACGAAGATGATTTGAATCGTGCTATGCGTGATTTTGGTCATCTACACGGAGTAGAATTCGTAAATGCTTGTATTGAACACCTTGGTGCAACGGTAGAAGTGAAGGGTTTGGAGAACCTTCCTAAGGAAGGAGGCGTTATCCTAGCAGCAAATCACCCTTTAGGTGGACTTGATGGAATTGCCTTCATGCAAGCCGTAGGTAGAGTTCGCAGCGATATGCAGTTTTTGGTAAACGACATTCTGTTGAGCGTTGAAAATTTCCAACCGCTCTTTATTCCTGTAAATAAGCATGGTTCTAATCCAAGGGCAGCACTTAAGATGATTGACGATGCATATGCGTCTGATTCTGCCGTAATGGTTTTCCCTGCTGGATTGGTTTCGAGAAAGATTGATGGCATCGTTCAAGATTTAGAATGGACAAAGAGCTTCATTAGCAAGGCCATTCGCTATCAAAAGGATGTGATTCCTGTTCATATCGGAGGTCGAAACTCGAACTGGTTTTACAATTTGTCCAAGTTTAGAAGATTCATTGGTTTGAAAGCCAATATCGAAATGCTATACCTACCGGATGAGATGTACAAGCAACAAGGTCAAACGATAACCTTGACCTTTGGGAAGCCGATTCCTGCTTCCACCTTTGACAAGACAAAATCCCAACAAGATTGGGCCAACTATGTTAGAGAGCAGATGTATGCTCTTAACGATACAAAATAA
- a CDS encoding PorP/SprF family type IX secretion system membrane protein: protein MVRLRLYARHIVLVATILIAPTAFGQDPAFSLFNINQLYLNPAFAGGTGEISAGANARAQWTSVPSRFQTNMAYVTGGCPNWNLGLGLRLYDDTEGEGYMRNTNAAALVAIHLPGRFGRGLDALRNKKFIWSFGMQFAVGQRRLDWEDLVFSDQLDPYLGMYVNQSQVNPQNETSNMVFDVGVGSRFRFSFGKRGSHVSLGVAAFHVNKPVESFFNMETRLLPRYTAYFYTHFQTSKYTNKPHYLSIGWVMDHQQVLQTNTLNVNYDVMSNLMLGMAYRKKYIVVFDDDFDSFILSFMYTLGPLTLGYSYDFTLPNLGIENTAGTHEIGLIYRFKDSYLCKGRRRPRSIDCYDLDIKNADRSDWSVWRP from the coding sequence ATGGTACGGTTACGCTTATACGCTAGACACATAGTACTCGTCGCTACCATCCTGATAGCCCCAACGGCATTCGGGCAGGATCCGGCATTCTCATTATTCAACATCAACCAACTCTATTTGAACCCAGCTTTTGCCGGGGGAACCGGAGAAATTAGTGCGGGAGCTAATGCACGTGCACAGTGGACTAGCGTTCCTTCGCGATTCCAAACGAATATGGCCTATGTAACTGGTGGCTGTCCGAATTGGAATTTAGGATTGGGGTTACGACTCTATGATGATACCGAAGGCGAAGGCTACATGCGCAACACCAATGCAGCCGCCTTGGTGGCTATTCACCTCCCAGGCCGCTTTGGAAGAGGGTTGGATGCCCTTCGAAATAAAAAATTCATCTGGAGCTTTGGGATGCAATTTGCGGTTGGACAACGTCGCTTAGATTGGGAAGACTTGGTCTTTTCTGATCAACTCGATCCTTACTTGGGAATGTATGTCAATCAATCGCAGGTCAATCCGCAAAACGAGACCAGCAATATGGTGTTCGACGTCGGAGTCGGATCGCGTTTTCGCTTTTCATTTGGCAAGAGAGGAAGTCATGTAAGTCTTGGTGTAGCAGCCTTTCACGTAAACAAGCCCGTGGAGAGTTTCTTCAATATGGAAACTCGACTCTTGCCGAGATATACGGCGTACTTCTACACCCACTTCCAAACCAGCAAGTACACCAACAAACCTCATTACTTGAGTATTGGTTGGGTGATGGATCATCAACAGGTATTGCAGACGAATACGCTCAATGTCAACTACGATGTCATGTCCAACCTGATGTTGGGTATGGCTTATCGCAAGAAGTACATCGTAGTATTTGATGATGATTTCGATTCATTCATCTTGAGCTTCATGTATACTCTCGGCCCACTAACATTAGGCTATAGCTACGACTTTACCTTGCCAAATCTAGGCATTGAAAACACGGCTGGAACACATGAAATTGGATTGATTTATCGGTTTAAGGATTCCTACTTATGTAAGGGAAGAAGAAGGCCTAGATCGATTGATTGCTACGATCTTGACATTAAAAATGCAGACAGAAGTGATTGGAGTGTTTGGCGTCCATAG
- a CDS encoding GNAT family N-acetyltransferase yields MKMEEIAPAADPALVRAELTEKTFLRYTNKGKNEVYIVSAHEAPNVMHEVGRLREEAFRAAGGGTGKALDIDQYDTSEFPYLQLVVWSPELKEIMAGYRLLDCRELVKRGGDLKLLATSHLFEFSEEFIRDYLPNTLELGRSFVQPKFQKGVEAKKGLFALDNLWDGLGGLIAREKDLKYLLGKVTMYPSYDKDARNALLGFLAVFFPDPDNLMKPYQQLVPVEDLQPWIDKFTGREYKEAYVELNSFVRSKDLTIPPLINSYMNLSDTMHTFGTMLNDEFGDVEETGILVYTDDVYAPKYDRHMGTYERDCHYGKPFWAENPEVKS; encoded by the coding sequence ATGAAAATGGAGGAGATTGCGCCGGCAGCAGATCCGGCCTTAGTACGAGCTGAACTTACCGAAAAGACATTTCTTCGTTATACCAATAAGGGGAAGAATGAAGTGTATATCGTTTCCGCTCACGAAGCTCCGAATGTAATGCATGAGGTAGGTCGATTGCGAGAAGAAGCGTTCCGCGCCGCTGGTGGTGGTACTGGGAAAGCTTTGGACATCGACCAATACGACACTTCTGAGTTTCCATACCTACAACTCGTTGTGTGGAGTCCAGAGCTCAAAGAAATTATGGCAGGCTATCGCTTGCTTGATTGCCGTGAACTCGTAAAGAGAGGCGGTGATTTGAAGTTGTTGGCCACTTCGCATCTCTTTGAATTTAGCGAGGAATTTATTCGCGATTATTTGCCGAATACACTGGAACTTGGACGCTCTTTTGTTCAGCCTAAATTCCAAAAAGGAGTAGAGGCTAAGAAGGGACTCTTCGCACTAGACAACCTCTGGGATGGTTTAGGGGGATTAATCGCAAGAGAGAAAGACCTAAAGTATTTGTTGGGTAAGGTAACCATGTACCCATCGTATGATAAAGATGCGCGCAATGCTCTTTTGGGCTTTTTAGCCGTCTTTTTTCCAGATCCTGATAACTTGATGAAACCCTACCAGCAGTTGGTTCCCGTTGAAGATCTTCAGCCGTGGATTGACAAGTTTACAGGTAGAGAATACAAGGAAGCCTATGTGGAGTTGAATTCTTTTGTCCGTTCCAAGGATCTCACCATTCCGCCACTCATCAATAGCTACATGAATTTATCGGATACCATGCACACTTTTGGTACCATGCTTAACGACGAGTTTGGAGATGTAGAGGAGACAGGGATTTTGGTTTATACCGATGACGTGTATGCTCCAAAGTACGATCGCCATATGGGCACGTACGAAAGAGACTGTCATTACGGTAAGCCATTTTGGGCGGAGAACCCAGAAGTGAAAAGCTAG
- a CDS encoding heavy-metal-associated domain-containing protein, with translation MRTLKTLFAVAALTISTVSFAQTTDTTFTVNGVCGMCQRTIENACDIDGVETASWSPETKIIQISFEPSIVSIDEINKAINDSGYDTEFSAAPENAYEGLHGCCKYRDPEVQASH, from the coding sequence ATGAGAACTCTCAAAACCCTTTTCGCAGTAGCTGCACTTACCATTAGCACTGTATCTTTTGCTCAGACAACCGACACCACATTCACTGTAAACGGCGTTTGTGGAATGTGTCAAAGAACCATTGAAAATGCTTGTGACATCGACGGTGTTGAAACCGCAAGTTGGTCACCTGAAACCAAGATCATTCAAATCTCATTTGAACCTTCTATTGTTTCAATCGACGAGATCAACAAAGCCATCAATGATTCAGGATACGACACCGAATTTTCTGCTGCTCCGGAAAATGCATATGAAGGTTTGCATGGCTGTTGCAAGTACCGTGACCCTGAAGTTCAGGCTAGTCACTAA
- a CDS encoding HYC_CC_PP family protein yields MKKALHITLGFILIASIQLSAVGVRLVYHYCGDTLKEVSLLELDETCCPKKGSSIEFPSNESCLKKGSCCSLEYQMIEGTDAPLSSSKVSIGSEAIADYIQPFAITFHSTSETPKSYTHANAPPLSGRDILVRVQRFLI; encoded by the coding sequence ATGAAAAAGGCTCTTCATATAACGCTTGGATTTATCCTCATCGCTTCCATTCAGCTATCGGCTGTAGGTGTGCGTTTGGTTTATCATTACTGTGGAGATACTTTGAAAGAAGTTTCTTTGCTAGAGCTTGATGAAACTTGTTGTCCTAAGAAGGGATCATCCATTGAATTTCCATCCAACGAAAGCTGTCTAAAGAAAGGCTCGTGTTGCTCTTTGGAATACCAAATGATAGAAGGGACCGATGCGCCCCTTTCCTCTTCTAAGGTTTCCATTGGCAGTGAGGCAATAGCCGATTACATTCAGCCCTTTGCTATTACTTTCCATTCAACATCTGAAACTCCAAAATCCTATACTCACGCTAACGCACCTCCCTTATCTGGTCGAGACATTCTCGTTCGCGTTCAGCGTTTTCTCATTTAA
- a CDS encoding TonB-dependent receptor: MKYIQFLALAVALAAASVSHAQITGQVLDAQDGAPIPGAVLHWQGTEIKVTTDLDGKFETSRPNGSTQLMAHAFGYDMQMQSVIFRTGEINFKLKPESSELNDVVVTGQAKETAINLSAASHQLNINQSELRKAACCNLSESFETNASVDVSFTDAVTGTRQIEMLGLSGKYVLIQRENIPFARGINSSSGLTFIPGPFVESIQLTKGLSSVVNGYESISGQINVEYMKANSEEFDLHVNGFVNQGARLESNVWVTTPVSEKVETGILAHYSNVPFAQDKNGDSFADMPTGEQFNLHNRWKYLLNNGWGGQAGFSITSDTRRSGQVESVFTPEPTEQPWIYNQQNDRYEFFGKNGWVDPNSSTRSLGIVYNASYQDRLAVMGLNQVHSQQQSAYLNVIYQDALGNDLNTFKTGLSFQYDRVGEDLLLYGTTSLDYQRTETIPGAFFEYTYADEGPWTIVLGTRVDYSSMFNWIVTPRANVKYVPRKSTTLRLGGGRGQRTANLITESMNALASGRQFRIHVNPYEAEIAWNMGVSWTEQFLLFERGATFSVDGFYTWFNNKLITDYDLSPYLTGFYYSSGSNSTSVLAQLDFSPIERFDVRLAYKYLKSVDAFADGKHYAYGIPESRAFVNTAYGITETWKVDVTFNWYGSRRLLSTSYYPAEMRDADKSPDYITINMQVNKSFGKQWEAYVGVDNILNYKQENPILNAENPYDTSFETNRVYAPIFGRMIYAGFYYKLKTI; encoded by the coding sequence ATGAAGTACATTCAATTTTTAGCACTTGCCGTAGCTCTAGCTGCGGCAAGTGTTTCTCATGCTCAAATTACGGGTCAAGTGCTCGACGCACAAGACGGAGCACCTATTCCCGGAGCGGTTCTGCATTGGCAGGGAACCGAAATAAAGGTAACCACTGATTTAGACGGCAAATTCGAAACGTCAAGGCCCAACGGTTCTACTCAACTGATGGCTCATGCCTTTGGTTATGATATGCAAATGCAATCCGTCATTTTTAGAACAGGTGAAATCAATTTTAAACTAAAACCAGAGTCTTCTGAACTCAACGATGTTGTGGTTACAGGACAGGCAAAAGAAACAGCCATCAACCTCAGTGCAGCATCACACCAACTCAACATCAATCAATCTGAACTCCGAAAGGCGGCTTGCTGTAATCTCAGCGAGAGCTTTGAAACCAATGCTTCTGTAGATGTGAGCTTTACCGATGCGGTGACGGGAACTCGCCAAATTGAAATGCTCGGATTATCTGGAAAATATGTGTTGATTCAACGAGAGAATATTCCATTCGCACGCGGCATTAATTCGTCAAGTGGTCTCACCTTCATTCCTGGTCCCTTCGTTGAGTCCATCCAACTCACCAAGGGATTGAGTTCTGTGGTGAACGGATATGAAAGCATTAGCGGGCAAATCAACGTGGAATATATGAAGGCAAACTCAGAGGAGTTTGATCTTCATGTCAATGGATTTGTCAACCAGGGCGCTCGACTAGAATCGAACGTATGGGTGACTACCCCTGTTTCAGAAAAAGTAGAAACTGGAATCCTCGCGCATTACAGTAATGTTCCCTTTGCCCAAGACAAGAATGGTGATTCTTTTGCCGACATGCCCACTGGTGAACAGTTCAATCTTCACAACCGATGGAAGTATCTCCTCAATAACGGCTGGGGCGGTCAAGCGGGTTTCAGCATTACTTCTGATACACGTAGAAGTGGACAGGTAGAAAGCGTTTTCACTCCTGAACCTACCGAACAACCGTGGATCTACAATCAACAAAACGACCGGTATGAGTTTTTTGGCAAGAACGGTTGGGTAGACCCCAACAGCTCCACTCGCAGCTTGGGAATTGTGTACAACGCTTCCTATCAAGATCGTCTTGCAGTAATGGGCTTAAATCAAGTTCACTCTCAACAACAGTCGGCATACTTAAATGTGATATATCAAGATGCTTTAGGGAATGATCTAAACACGTTTAAAACGGGACTGAGCTTCCAGTATGATCGCGTTGGTGAAGACCTCCTTTTATATGGGACAACTTCGCTGGACTATCAACGAACGGAAACCATACCAGGTGCCTTCTTTGAATACACCTACGCCGACGAAGGTCCGTGGACCATTGTTCTAGGAACGCGAGTAGACTACAGCAGTATGTTCAACTGGATTGTGACTCCGCGTGCAAACGTGAAGTATGTGCCTCGTAAGTCAACCACACTCCGATTGGGCGGCGGTAGAGGTCAGCGTACGGCTAACTTGATTACCGAATCTATGAACGCTCTAGCTTCTGGTAGACAGTTCAGAATTCACGTAAACCCTTATGAAGCAGAAATTGCATGGAACATGGGCGTAAGCTGGACAGAGCAATTCCTCCTCTTTGAAAGAGGTGCTACGTTTAGTGTGGATGGCTTCTATACTTGGTTCAACAACAAGCTCATTACGGATTACGATCTCAGCCCTTACCTCACAGGCTTCTATTATTCAAGTGGAAGCAATAGTACAAGTGTTCTGGCACAGTTGGACTTCTCTCCTATCGAACGTTTTGATGTCAGATTGGCTTACAAATACCTCAAGTCCGTAGACGCTTTTGCCGATGGTAAGCATTATGCATATGGAATTCCAGAATCAAGAGCATTTGTGAACACCGCCTACGGTATCACGGAAACGTGGAAAGTGGATGTCACTTTTAACTGGTATGGTTCCCGTCGCTTATTGAGTACAAGTTATTATCCAGCAGAGATGCGAGACGCAGACAAGAGCCCGGATTACATTACCATTAACATGCAAGTAAACAAGTCATTTGGAAAGCAATGGGAAGCCTATGTTGGAGTGGACAACATTCTTAACTACAAGCAAGAGAACCCTATTTTGAATGCAGAGAATCCGTATGACACCTCCTTTGAAACCAACCGTGTTTACGCTCCTATTTTTGGTAGAATGATTTATGCTGGATTCTATTACAAGCTGAAAACTATTTAA
- a CDS encoding capsule assembly Wzi family protein has protein sequence MTNRSLLSFATFLFGISAVAQHNYIPLDSRLNDRIPMTGTHRSIWPARLDENSMLEVSKALDSSLEAHGWWDKDMLRRKLSDEHLIDMGGEDWSLFVDPIFTMHGGFEFTSDGLEGLSYNTRGGHVEGRLGSQFTFETTLIESQIFVPQYLNSYIENYGVVPGEGIAKEFFTNGWDHRWSSGSLSYTPSKFFNFSVGQGKFFYGEGYRSLLLSDNALNYPYFRIETTFGPFKYVNLWTQMYDIRESVNLNPGNRRKWISTHYLSWNVTERLNISLYEAVVYGSDTLNGGLDASFFNPVILYRPIEDQMDSRLGNVLLGMQSSYHFPGGHNVYGQFLIEEFVFDALVEMNGSWLNKFGTQLGYSYTHNFGPHRVNALVEWNRIRPFVYTHRNVLMNYAHFNQPIAHPLGADVNEWILRLRWERGRWSALAHFSTANAGLANTINGTYYAEGVDLWTPYTSRSRDHGFSTNDQPSVRITNARFRLAWMAQTAWKMELFGEWGYRSGPMYPAVAIDGVAPPTTSSNWITFGVRTQLYRTYSDI, from the coding sequence ATGACAAATCGTAGCCTATTATCATTCGCCACTTTTCTTTTTGGAATATCTGCCGTTGCGCAGCACAATTACATTCCGCTAGACTCGCGTTTAAATGATCGCATTCCCATGACGGGTACTCACCGCAGTATTTGGCCTGCTCGATTGGATGAGAATAGTATGCTTGAAGTGAGTAAAGCCCTAGATTCCTCTTTGGAAGCCCATGGTTGGTGGGATAAAGACATGCTGAGAAGAAAGTTGTCTGATGAGCACCTCATCGACATGGGCGGAGAAGATTGGAGTTTATTTGTCGATCCGATTTTCACGATGCATGGAGGCTTTGAATTTACCTCAGACGGTTTAGAAGGATTGAGCTACAATACCCGAGGTGGTCACGTGGAAGGGAGATTGGGGTCTCAGTTTACCTTTGAGACTACCTTGATTGAAAGTCAGATTTTTGTTCCTCAGTATTTGAATTCTTACATCGAAAACTACGGAGTAGTGCCCGGTGAGGGAATCGCTAAGGAGTTTTTTACGAACGGGTGGGATCACCGCTGGTCATCGGGTAGCTTGAGCTACACACCTAGCAAGTTTTTCAACTTCAGTGTAGGTCAGGGAAAATTCTTTTACGGTGAAGGATACCGCTCCTTGTTGCTCAGTGATAACGCCCTGAACTATCCTTATTTCAGAATTGAAACCACCTTCGGTCCATTTAAGTATGTCAATTTGTGGACGCAGATGTATGATATTCGTGAATCTGTCAATCTAAACCCTGGGAATCGCAGAAAGTGGATTTCTACACACTACTTGAGTTGGAACGTAACAGAGAGGTTGAATATCAGTCTTTACGAAGCAGTGGTTTACGGTTCAGACACGCTCAATGGCGGATTAGATGCTAGCTTCTTTAATCCTGTCATTCTTTATCGTCCAATTGAGGACCAAATGGACTCTCGCTTGGGTAATGTTTTGTTAGGCATGCAGTCATCCTATCACTTCCCAGGTGGGCATAATGTCTATGGTCAGTTTTTGATTGAAGAATTTGTGTTTGATGCCCTTGTGGAAATGAACGGCAGTTGGTTGAACAAGTTCGGAACCCAGCTTGGATATTCGTATACACACAACTTTGGACCGCACAGGGTAAATGCACTAGTGGAGTGGAATAGAATTCGTCCTTTTGTTTATACCCACAGAAATGTGTTGATGAATTATGCTCATTTCAATCAACCCATTGCACATCCTTTGGGAGCCGATGTGAACGAGTGGATACTTAGATTGAGATGGGAGAGAGGAAGATGGTCGGCACTCGCACATTTTAGTACGGCTAATGCCGGGCTGGCCAATACGATCAACGGCACATATTACGCGGAAGGAGTTGACTTATGGACACCGTATACTAGTCGCTCTAGAGATCATGGATTTTCAACGAACGACCAACCATCTGTTCGCATTACCAACGCGCGATTCCGGTTAGCTTGGATGGCGCAGACAGCTTGGAAAATGGAGTTGTTTGGTGAATGGGGATACCGTTCAGGTCCCATGTATCCTGCGGTGGCGATTGATGGAGTAGCCCCACCGACGACTTCGTCGAACTGGATCACTTTTGGTGTGAGAACTCAGCTCTACAGAACGTATTCCGACATTTAA
- a CDS encoding DsbA family oxidoreductase, with translation MKIEVWSDVVCPFCYIGKVRLENALKEIDPNLVDLIEWKSFQLDPNAEMHAGKPLNQYLSESKGISMEEAAKLSDYVSEKGLEDDIHFQFDKAIVANTKKAHLLLHLAKDSGNQNRLKERLMRAYFLEGKDLNREEVLLELAEEVGLDAAKSKEALQSEELAYDFKSDIQEAGQLGVRGVPFFVFNRKFAVSGAQPMETFRGAVQKAMEESNIEIVNQQDGDACSVDDPNC, from the coding sequence ATGAAAATTGAAGTTTGGTCGGACGTAGTGTGTCCGTTCTGTTATATAGGAAAAGTGCGCTTAGAGAATGCATTGAAGGAAATTGATCCGAACTTGGTTGATCTCATCGAATGGAAGAGTTTTCAATTGGATCCCAATGCGGAGATGCACGCAGGAAAACCCCTTAATCAGTACCTATCTGAAAGCAAGGGGATTTCTATGGAGGAAGCTGCTAAGTTAAGCGACTACGTTTCTGAAAAAGGATTGGAAGATGACATTCACTTCCAATTTGACAAAGCCATTGTAGCAAACACGAAGAAAGCTCACCTCCTACTTCATCTCGCCAAAGATTCAGGCAACCAGAACCGTTTGAAAGAACGCTTGATGCGTGCGTACTTCCTTGAGGGAAAAGACCTCAACCGAGAAGAAGTATTACTTGAATTAGCAGAAGAAGTTGGTTTGGATGCTGCGAAATCCAAAGAAGCCCTACAATCAGAAGAATTGGCGTACGACTTTAAGTCGGATATTCAGGAAGCTGGACAACTCGGTGTTCGAGGCGTTCCATTCTTTGTCTTCAACCGCAAGTTTGCCGTATCTGGTGCTCAACCCATGGAAACCTTCCGTGGTGCTGTTCAAAAAGCAATGGAGGAAAGCAATATTGAAATAGTGAACCAACAGGATGGCGACGCGTGTAGCGTAGACGATCCAAATTGTTAA
- the xrtF gene encoding exosortase family protein XrtF encodes MSKEDTSAPLLSGPMKGVLLFLIRFLATYLILSVIYGQFISHYDSLETPEADPVTHFVTRQTVGIADLLGYETELYEDAHLYIQAAEEQTYDTIHLNDRYALSIEEGCNAVNVMILFLAFVIGFGGKWKAMTWFLPLGLLIVHIANIGRLLLLAIINVDYDGRGYHFYHKYFFTAILYVVIFLLWVWWVNKYGMSKSVKRIDPSETPES; translated from the coding sequence ATGTCCAAAGAAGATACTTCTGCCCCTCTCCTATCTGGCCCGATGAAGGGAGTACTCTTATTCCTCATCCGTTTTCTCGCTACCTATCTTATTTTAAGTGTGATCTATGGACAGTTTATCTCACACTACGACAGCCTAGAGACTCCAGAAGCAGATCCCGTAACGCACTTTGTGACCCGTCAAACGGTTGGAATTGCCGACCTCCTCGGATATGAGACGGAATTGTATGAAGATGCACATCTGTACATACAAGCGGCCGAAGAGCAAACCTACGATACCATTCACCTAAACGACAGATATGCATTGAGTATTGAAGAAGGATGTAACGCCGTGAACGTGATGATTCTTTTCCTTGCCTTTGTTATTGGATTTGGAGGGAAATGGAAAGCGATGACATGGTTCCTTCCACTGGGCCTATTGATCGTCCATATCGCCAACATTGGCAGACTGCTCCTTTTGGCCATTATCAATGTGGATTACGACGGGCGAGGTTATCACTTCTATCACAAGTACTTTTTCACAGCAATTTTATACGTTGTGATCTTTCTTTTGTGGGTTTGGTGGGTAAACAAGTACGGCATGAGCAAATCCGTTAAACGCATAGATCCAAGCGAAACTCCAGAATCATGA